From a single Ignavibacteria bacterium genomic region:
- the tnpA gene encoding IS200/IS605 family transposase — MQNKTFTQVYIHIVFSVKEREKVLKSTFRQEVLKYISGIVTNKGHKMLEINGVEDHLHILLGLNPTQSVSELVRDIKANSAKFINEKKFLYGHFSWQEGYAAFSIGQSELDRIHNYIRNQEVHHLEESTMSERKRFYKAYGYDGEELL, encoded by the coding sequence ATGCAGAACAAAACATTCACACAAGTATATATTCATATCGTATTCAGCGTTAAAGAACGGGAAAAAGTTCTTAAATCCACCTTTCGACAGGAAGTCCTAAAATACATCTCCGGTATTGTCACGAACAAGGGACATAAAATGTTGGAAATCAACGGAGTTGAAGATCACCTCCATATCTTGCTTGGTTTAAACCCTACACAAAGTGTATCAGAACTCGTTAGAGACATAAAGGCAAATTCTGCAAAATTTATTAATGAAAAGAAATTCTTGTACGGGCATTTTTCCTGGCAGGAAGGGTATGCAGCATTCTCAATTGGTCAATCGGAATTGGACAGAATTCACAATTATATTCGGAATCAGGAAGTGCATCATTTGGAAGAGAGTACAATGTCAGAGAGAAAAAGATTTTACAAAGCCTACGGTTATGATGGGGAAGAGTTGCTATAG